The following DNA comes from Rutidosis leptorrhynchoides isolate AG116_Rl617_1_P2 unplaced genomic scaffold, CSIRO_AGI_Rlap_v1 contig551, whole genome shotgun sequence.
ACAAACCACCTGTACAGATATCCATGCCTGATATGTTTCTATGCATTCAACAGCATGAACCATTAGCCTCATTGAACTTGATGCTATCACAAGCAATGCCACATTCTCTACCAATGGATGAAACAACCACTGTCAAATAACTTATTATTTACCTTCTCTTTCTGCTTGAAGATGGTGTCAACTTTCTTCATATAGTCATCCGTCAGCTTCTGAACAAAGTATAAAGGTTTTATATAAGAGAGAAAGGGACATCTAACGAGTTGTGTGGAATGGGAAAGTATGCATCCACAAAAACTTCATCAGACTAACAAAACACTACTTAATGGTAGGCATCCGCACAATGACCAAATCATTTGATAGGCATAGTTATTGGGGCAATATGGAATTTGGGTACAGGAGGATTATCATGCAAACCTCTCTTCATACATGACTCTTGTTTTTCACTTTTATCGTATTGATTTATTGTGTAAATTGCATGTACAACAGACTCTGGAGCACCATAAAAAGAAAACAACGTAAATAAATCAAATACTTTACACTGTAACAACATTTGAGAGTTGAGAGTAGAGAGAGCATTTCAAGCAATCCAGCTTCAGCATAACTGGACAAAGCATAACCCCACTAAGcaatcagaatttttttttttttgtaacttaTTGGTTCCTTATCTCAAAAGGCGCTACAAAGTTTGTTTGTCCATGCCATTCATCAACAAAGTGATATGAGTATCGAAGGTAAAATAAGGGGCAAGAAGATTTCTTATGCCCACGGTAACAAGTCTGGAAGAACGTATCTCAACATTCAATGGCAAAATGCAGGAGATTACCTGCAAATCTTTAGACAAATCTTTCACATTGTCTTCTGAAAGTTTTTTTTCCTGTCAGAAGTGGATGTGATGAGAAAATGAACATGCAATGGATTAAAAGAGGAGAAACCACACATAGAAGAGGTAAAGCTCAGAAAACAAGAAATGAGACAGACAAATGGATTAAAAGAGAAGACGATCCAGTAATTAGAACCTTCTCTAGCTTTTCATAGGTTTTTAAGGCATCTCTTCTTATATTCCTCAATGCCACCTGATAAGAAAAGAAAGGAACGGAGTTGAAAACAATGGTGGTAGAGGATAGTGTGAACCACCAATCACACATATTGATCTCCAATGCATCATATGAAATGAACATGCACAATTCCACACGCGTCAGCTAATTATTTGCAAGCTAAGCAATTAAATCAGTGATGTTAAAGACTAGTAGTCACCAAGATCTGTTCCACTATCAAGACTACCTGCAACATAGCAGGAGCTACAGTCTGTGCCAGATTTAATCTTTGGAGTTCTTGTACAAGGTAAGTGGTTTTTTTGCCTTCTTAACAAGATGATGATGATCACAATACCATGGAAATGATTCATTTACTTGAGAAGGTAAATTTCTAGTTGTCATAAGCATCAATACAATATGTACATCTACCTTCCCTTCTTCAGCCTGCTTTGCCACAATTTTTGACAACTCCTGAAACAGTATTGTGAGAACCAGTAATCATATTAATTTATTAGCAAGCAGTTAGAAGTAACATTGAATGTATAACGTTATAAAGGAGTACCTTCCTTCTTTCAGATGTGAGTTGTGGGAGAGATAAGCGGATCACTTCTCCATCATTATTAGGCGTCATACCGAGATCAGAGTTGACAATAGCTTTCTCTATGGCCTTTAAGCTGGAATTTTTTATAATTCAAAATGCATGCCATTATTTAACTAGTGGGCAAAAACAAAGATACATCTCTTAAATCAGAATGCATTCTCTAGCGAGAATGCTTTCCCCACCATTCGACAGTAATGACAATTATAAATTCACCAATCAGTAGAAAATGAAGACCAAAACATCTAAAAATAATCTGTAGAGTTCCTACAATTCCCTGATCTGTATCAAACAAACTACTTCAAGGATTTAACATGACACCATCAGTTCCAAGCTTAAAGGAACAGAAATATACGGCATGAGATACCAAAATTCTGCAATGTGTCAAACATACCTGGATTTATCATATGGCTGAATTAAGAGAGAACTCGATTCAGGTGTACTGATTTGAGCGATGCTCTTTAAGCTGACTGGACTCCCATAGTACTCCACCTAAAATAATGTCATGTTACTGTTACTGGAGATAGCAGTACAGTGCTCCAGAGAACTATGATTGTTAAGCCAACATAAGAACTTCAGAGATGTGCCAAGATTGAGCATAGTTTAGGCCTGGGGATAAAGACAAACAATTCCTGAAATTTGACCCAATATGTAATTTAGTCCCGAACTTTCAATTTGTTTAATTTGGTCCCTGAACTTTTAATTTGTTCAATGTAATCTTTGAACCTTTGGTACACGTTTAATACAGTCCCTATATTGAACATGTATCAAATTCAATACTAGGGATTGCGTTGAACATTCTCATACAGTACGAACATGTACCAAATTCAAAACTAGGGATTGCGTTGAACATTCTCATACAGTACAAGGACTGTATTGAACATGTACTAAAAGTTCAAGGGCTACATTAAACAAATTAAAAGTTCAAAAACTATATTGTTCATTGGACAAAAGTTCAGGaactatattatataaattaaaagttTAGGGACCAAGTTGCATATTTGGCCAAAGTTCAAGGATTGTTTGTGTCATTTTCCCTTTAGGCTTGTATCTAGCAAACAAAAAATCAGCATTTACTCTATTCATTTTGTCATCTTCCCCCAGAAGTTGTTCTCCACATACAAGGAATATCACAATCACATGAACATAAAGAAGGAATTGCCACACCAGAGAAAAATCTCATGGAAAAGTCAGTATGTGATGATAACACCTAAAGAAGGAATCAAAGTAAAGCATCAGTCTTCTTAAGTTGAGACAATCTAAAGGAAGCAAGAAGGAATGAAAGCAGCAACCCAATAAGAAAGCTAATCCCAGAAATTCTCGAATATTGGCAATTAAAGTCTATGCCCTGACTTTAAAAACATGCAAAGCGCTTTCAAAAGCAGAACTTCTGCAAAATAGTTCTAGTTAGAAACACATGTTCATCAGCTTCTGACTTCAGCCACAAAATTGGTATGGTTTCAGATGATAGGATACTAGCCTCCTAAGGCGTCTATGAttcttaagagagagagagagagagaagggacATAGGTATAACAGCATTAGAGTTCATATACAAGATGGTTGGAAACAGATCATGCAGCCCCTCTTAGATGGAGCTAGATCATCAGGTATCAACATATATTCTCAGCCATAAGGATAAAGAGAGAGAAGGGCCCGTCATAATAGCAAAAAAATGGAAAATTTTACTGACCAGATGGCTTGTTTTGGGTCAGAAAGAAAATGCTTGTTTGGGTACAATAAGCTTTTTCAGAAACATATTTGTACCGAAGGAATAAGCACAGAGATGATACCTCAACTTTGTCCAGCATAGCTGGGTTCGTCCTTCCAGTTCTGATGGAATTAAATTTTGATCGAACTGTTTCGATAGTCTTTTCCATTCTTTCTTTCTGAGGGAAAAACAACATAGTAAACAAACCGCTATGTAGCATGACTAAGCACATGCAGAACAACGTGCCCATTCAATCTAATTTTCAGGACACTAAAGTCCAAAATAGTTATGCAAGAGACACTCACAACATCTTTTTCAATCATAGACTTCTCAGCTTCTATTTCTTCAGTAGTAGCACACGTCACAACTCCTGCTCTGAAATGGAACGAAGTCATCTGAAGTTTAACACCGCTCTACAGAATACAAGCAGAAGAATAGTAGCTCACTGAAAGCAACTTCAGAAGATTGTAGACAGAGTGACTTGGGCCTCCAAACAAACCAAGGTAACTTAATCAAGTAAATCCAGACTCGCTAGCTACATCAACTCAACTCGACTCGAGTACCGAATAAAGAAAAGCTTGGGCTTGCTAATACTTCAATCAAGTATCTCAAGAGCCTAATTTAAGTTGCTGCATTCTTTTATATCTTTGGCGCCCTATATTTGTAATGAAAACTGTGAAAATGATTTAACTTCAGGTTTTCACTTTACTGTGATAGCTCTAGTTCGAGCTCATACTGGGAGCTTACATCAAAACCTCTTTGTGACAACCGAGTCGAACCAAACTCAAAGTCGAGAAAATTAAAACAGCTACACCGTCTCCAGTCAAGATTACGATCTCTAGTCGAGTTACTCGACACCGAATTCTGCAAGTAAGGCGAGTCCGAACGTCACTAGACTCTCTCACACGCTTCAAGCAGACTTCCAGTACACAATGAAGCAACGCAACAAACACATTGCTCCATACAAACCAACATACCATAACCGCAACCGCAACAACGTAATCCAGAAAaggaacaaaagaaaaaaaaagacaAAAGGACTCGCCTCTTTTGCAACAATCGTCTGGGGTTAACGCGCCCGTCGCGACAGAGACTCGCCGCGGCCGCCCCGCCGCCGCCGCGGATGCTCGCGTAGCTCGCAGCCGAGCGCAGCGAGCACGCGGCGGCGCCGCTGCACGAGCGGCATCCGGAGCCGTCCGACCATCCGCGATACGAACCTGCAACCGAAAACCTCTCGTCACTCCCAAAAAGTCACCTCCAAGACGCACCAGCGGGAACCGCGGCCACTCATCCTTTCCATCGCACTAAAATCGAACGAAACGAGGCGAGGCGAAGGAGCACAAGCCATCGCCGGAACTTGGCGCGCGCGCGCCAACCGACGGGGCATCGGTCCCCGTTCCCGGCGGGCGATCGAGCGACGAGGCACGGGAAGAGGATGGAGCGGAGCAGGACGGACGTACCTCGGAGAGCGAGGAAGGTCCCCCGGCTCGGGTTCGGgctcgggttcgggttcgggttggGCTGGAGGAGGGAGCGAACGGGAGGCGTCGATGAGAATGGCGACGCCATTGCTTGGTGCGAAGTAAGTGACAGAGAGAGAGAAAGGGGGAGAGAGGGAGTGGTCAATTTGGCGCTGACGTGAGAAGAAAAATGCAGAGGAGGAGAAGGAGGAGGAGATGGTCCGAAATGGATAAGAGCTCCTCGGCCCGGCGGTTCTTTCGGGTCGGGTATGAGCTTGTCGGATTTTCAGACCAAGGTGGGCCGAATTGGGCCGGGCCGGGTTAATTGTTGTCCAGGCCCGCCAGCCAATTGAGTGTGTGGCTGCTTGGCTTTTCGAAGGGCCTTGCCTTTGCCCCTCCTATTTACTTTTTGTGAGCGTGAAAATATCGTCGATTTTCTTTTTCGTTTTTTATGAATTTGTAAATTTTGGAACGAGTTCTACAGAATCTGTAAGACAAGCTGACAAGGAAAAAGCGAATTAATCTTGTCAAAGGCCAAAAAAGAGCTGGGTTTAGAGAAAACGATTCATTAGAAACTTATCTGTTCTCCTTTGACCGAGTGATTTTTGCTTGATTTAATTTATTTAAGACTAACACCACAGAATATTTTGAAATAGTACTGCCACGAACATCGACTTCTCAAAATTATATTTTGGACAACAAAAACTTCCATAATAATACCATTATTCTAATTCAATTTTTAGCCAGCATTCTATCTTTTATGCTCTCGATTCCCTACATTTTATTTTATATGGTGCTGATTTGCATCATCGACTTGACATGGATTACTGTTGCACAAAACCTCCTAAAAGCTCGCCACTCACTCTTGACAAGGGccctttttttttgttttatagctGAAACGACTCCAATTTTGCTCTTTCCTTTCGACATGGCTAGAATTGGGAGGTGAGTCGAAATGGTTCTTCCAGGGATATTTGTCAAGTGATGGTTGGGAACCAAATTGCACTTGAGCAACCAAAATTCATCTCAACTTGGGCACCTTTTGAAGCGATGTTGTCGGGGTTCCATTCGTAACCTAATTCACAGCAAACACTGAAAATCCTAATTTGGCAAAGTTGGTAATGAACCCTTAGCTGTGTCTCCTCATTTCAATTAGCAAAGTCTATTATGAACTCCTTACACGCCAAATTCTACGTTTGGAAGCGCCTTGACAGGTGAGTAGTAATCAATTGGGCATCAACTACTTTTGTCTAACGTCTAGGACCACTAACAACGAAATTCTTGGAATGCTAATAGAAAGTTAATTTGGAAAAAACGACTTTGGGACAAAAATTACTAGACCAATTTTAGGATTTTTATATGATATCAGTCCATTAGTTTATCTGTTTGTCCACTAGACCATATATTTGTTAGGAGAGAAGAAAAATAATCGTAGAAACATAATCGTGTTGGGATCGAGGAGAACAAATAAAGGGTTTAGGAGAGGTCAATTTGATtaattttatgtaaaattttaaatCCCTCCAATTCTTTTCAAGTATAAAGCGAGAGATTTAGTAAAATTCTATTTATACCATCTCACGTATCTATTTATAAATGCACAAATAAAATTTTCATCGTAATTAAATTGTCTTCCTTTTTTCTCTCCTTATAATTTCTTTATCATTACAAGTTTTATAATCTCCAAATCCTTTTTCTACTCTTTCTTTCTCGTAATTACTTTAATTTATACAATTATCCTTTCGTCTCTAATCGCACCATCCGCCGATATAAAAAGAGGTGTAATTCAAAGCACGGGTTTCGCTCTCTCGAGGCCACGATCGCCGTCTCTCCACCACCAATTCCGACAAAGCTTCAGGCGCAAAAAGGAGAAATTCCATCTCCTCCTTCTTCGATCCGCCAGCCTCCACAGCAGCATCGCTTTCAATCCAATTTCGTCCAAATCGAGAATGGCCAGCGTGAGGAGGTCCCTCGTGGGCGCGCACAGGATCTTCAGGtgcgccgccgccgccgccgccgcgtCCCGCCGGAGCTCGGTCGCCGCTTGGCCTCCGAGCTGCTCCGAGGCCCCCCTTCTTCTCAGGTTCTTCGCCGCCCCGCTCGCCGACCCTTTTCGTTTCGTTCGGTCGCGCGTCCAAAGGAAGTTGCTTTGATGGGTTGTTTGTTtgtcttttcttttcttttgggcagGCCTCAGAATGGGTGGGTCTCGCCCTTTTCTAGCGGCGGTGACGGCGATCGGTTCCTGGGCGTTGATTTCTCGGATGAAGAGAGCAAGAGGCGATTGTGCAACAGGttcttttttgttgttgttgttgtttatgtGTATTTACCTTTGCGGTTTATGGATTCTTTTAGATGATGTTGCGAATTGATTTGGACAACATGGTATGATTGGTTGGCTTTGGTTTCGCATGGAGCAGGTTGTTGTACAGGAGCAGGCAGAGAGGTTATCTGGAGCTGGATCTGGTGTTGGGGCAATGGGTGGAGGATAATATTTATTCCATGGATGTCGATGGGATTAAGGCACTCGTCGATGTTCTTGACTGGGTATTTCTTCCTCAACcctgctctctctctctctctctctctctctctctctctctctctctccgatTTTCCATGCCCATGTCACGATCAAGTTatgcaatttcaacttttcattgtCTTGCTTGTCATTTTGGATGGCCGGCAAATGCATCTGTTTTTGTATTTCGTTTGTCCCCGGCAACAATTAATCACTATAAGTGAGATAGAGTCGTTGGTTGAGATCTTTGAGTTATTAAGGAGAATACAGCTATTTTTAATCTTGTGTGCACGGAATAGATTGTTTTGAAGAATTCTGCGCAATTATGTATTTTGGATCTGTGTTCATGTGTGGATAATGGTAATAGTTTTGTTAGGTTTTAACTGAGTGTAAATTTTATTGAAGGTCTTTGCCAGAAAAATATCAAGCATCGAGGCTTATAATCTTACAATATGATTGGTTTAAAGTACTTATTGAATTAATGGTTTTGCTCCTATCAGATGTACCTTTTCTTAGTCGGGTTATTTTGTTTGAAGAAATTCTTGTTTCAGCCCTGCAGTTGCAGGGTAAGTGGTGCTATTTAGAGTTtgtgtagagagagagagagagagagagagagaggcaaTTGAGATATTTTCCTGTCAGTTGTTGGTGGCATAACCTGCTGCCTTTTGAAGCAGTGTAATCTTGGGTTGCTGTGCCTGTGATGATGCTTACTTTGTTGTCTTCTCTAATGTGACTTTGCCTGAGTTTTTTGGGATGACATAAATTTTTATCACAATGGTGCCTGGGTGTAAAATTATAATTTGTGCTCTCTATGGCTGGAATATGCTTATTTTTCATGAGAGCTTGTGCCCTGTTTGTGGAATATTTGTGTTCTTGATTTTAAATGGAGGCATGCAAACAATGTTATCATCCGCAGATTGAAGTTGGCTTGTGTGAGATGCTTAAGGACATTGTAAAATATTCTTGTCCCAGTAGTGGAGCTAGGCCATCCTTTCGTAAGGGCGACTAAGAAAATTAATTAATTACTATTTTTGTTAAACTTTTATGAAATAGATTTTTTAGCTTACGATCTGATAACCATCTATCCTTCCAATATTATTTTTTTTGCAAATAGCATAGTATTGTTTGAGCTTGTCTCGGTGTTTATAACTATAGAAGAACATGCACTTGCCTGTGATTCTCCAAAAGTAATCTTTTTGGTCTGAGAACAATAAGCCAACATGTATGTCAATCAACAATAAACTTTGTTAAATTAGGTCAAGACTTCATTTTGCTTATTTTTACTGAGATCCATCATACAATTCTCCCTATTTTTGTAGTTTAAAAGCCAATAACTTGAAAGTAGGAAAAGATCAGGCAACACTGACTATCAAAGAAGAGGAAGTGGGTGCAAACGATGAGAGAGAGGCTTGCTTCGGAGAATGAATGCCATGAGGAATCATTAGCTTCATATGTCAGAACAAAAAGTTAGGGATTGTAGATAATTATGAAAGAGTAATCAACTTTCTTTTTTCTTCCCGTGAAGTGAATGTCTTGGATCCTCAGTCTCCACTCTGCCGAGAGACAGAAGTACAATGGCCTGCAAAGAGTAGAATTTTGTGTGCCAAAAAATAACATGTTGCTGCAAAATCATAAGCTCCCTGTGACACCTGGGGTGGATAATGACCCTCAAGTCTGAGATGATTACTTCTTCATCTTTTCTGTTTGTCCAATCCCCTGATTTGATGAAGGAATGAGTTCCTCGTGAAGCATTCTCCTTGTGGCAGGAGCTAATAGCTTATAGGTAGTAACAGTTACAATGCTGCAGAATCAATAATCACCATTGGGACCATATTTTTATTTTGCCAAAGCAAGGAGACTGCTTTTCTCTTTTTACTAATGCTCATTCAATCCTTTATGAAGGAATCATTGTCTGGCTGACATTGGGTGTCCTTCTGTCTGGGTGTGGGAATTACTTTATTTGCATTGCTAGCACTTATAAGACCAACTTGTAATGCAGGAAAAGACCAAATAATGATCCTTCAATCCATTAATTTTGCTTGCTCAATGACTTATTGTGCTGAGCAGTAAGCACTGAAATTTCTGTGTTTCACATTTAGAGTTGTCAATTTCTGTCGATTGGTCATGTTTGTGCATGAGATTGGTGTGCTCAATATACTCAAGTTTTACTACGATTAGTCTAAAAGTCTATGATTTTAAGATGGCATAATAAAGATTACTATCAACAATTACTTATAATATAGCCATAAGTAGTAAATAATAGATAAGTCTAACTACTTTTCTAGCAAAATAGGTCAATGTGGGTCGGTCATTAATCAAGTGGACACAATCCATTTAATTGAACAGGCTGGACAGGTCAATGTTGGGTCTTATTGGTTGAACCAAAACCTAAATCGATTCTAATCTTGTCAAACAGGTTGATATAATTATGACACGCACAGAATTAGCACAGACTAAACCTGCTGACTTCCTGTCTGGTTTGAATTGTGTAGGTCTATTCTGTTTGACATCGTCACCCCTACTCCTGTACTCTGCATCTATGTCTTCTTTCCTTTGTTTGAGTTGGTAATGTGATGGAAAGTATCTGGCTAGTTGAATGTTGCGGATGGCATCTCTGGACATCTTCTATACTAGTTCTATAGGTTGCAGTTAGCAACTCATGTGACCTTTATGCGTCTTGATCTTTCATTTCCCATCACTAGGAAAACCCTGATCTCTGGAAGTGGCTGACTAACCAGGAGCAACCCCCAGAAGCTGTGAAAATGAATCCGGTGAGTTCAAAGGTGCCAAAACGTGTCTGTTGCTTTCAATCTGAAGAGGTGGTCTTGGTATCTCATCTTCTTTAACTATCATGGTTTTGTTCTTCAGGTTTTCTCCGCTGTGCAGAAGAAAGTCATGAACAACCTCAATAGTCACTCTGCTCCTGAGACACGGGCATTACCCGGGCAGCCATGGGTGAGAGGGTGGGATGATATCAAGAAAAGCCGAGATGGC
Coding sequences within:
- the LOC139884437 gene encoding ribosome-recycling factor, chloroplastic-like → MSKGKSKIGVVSAIKQKKRALVKSEWRAFRRFCATVRIADGRTAPDAARAAAPPRARCARLRATRASAAAAGRPRRVSVATGALTPDDCCKRGESFCLFFSFVPFLDYVVAVAVMNSVSSNSTRDRNLDWRRCSCFNFLDFEFGSTRLSQRGFDSGVKLQMTSFHFRAGVVTCATTEEIEAEKSMIEKDVKERMEKTIETVRSKFNSIRTGRTNPAMLDKVEVEYYGSPVSLKSIAQISTPESSSLLIQPYDKSSLKAIEKAIVNSDLGMTPNNDGEVIRLSLPQLTSERRKELSKIVAKQAEEGKVALRNIRRDALKTYEKLEKEKKLSEDNVKDLSKDLQKLTDDYMKKVDTIFKQKEKELLTV
- the LOC139884438 gene encoding succinate dehydrogenase assembly factor 2, mitochondrial-like, with amino-acid sequence MASVRRSLVGAHRIFRCAAAAAAASRRSSVAAWPPSCSEAPLLLNFSDEESKRRLCNRLLYRSRQRGYLELDLVLGQWVEDNIYSMDVDGIKALVDVLDWENPDLWKWLTNQEQPPEAVKMNPVFSAVQKKVMNNLNSHSAPETRALPGQPWVRGWDDIKKSRDGPI